From Thermococcus sp., a single genomic window includes:
- a CDS encoding proton-conducting transporter membrane subunit encodes MDESIIFLSSALLPFLLLLIYKMEGKGADSVAGTIMGIALLINSYGTYLFFRNGAEKVYHYTYASGGTLGEIFGFNVDVASVLMGFTSLLIAFLVVLYAADYIGPRNRAHPVETGKGKFYSLFGLLTGATMIFIYSTNLVQFIVALELMAIALLYMVNFYGNASSKALKGFLVLNLAVFLMVIATAVLGNGQELAKMGSVAQSTKDTTFVLLIFAALAMSSQLFFYSWLPDSTTGPVPTSAYVHSASIVPLGSYMLFRVIQYMNPGKNEFWLLGLLTVALIILMMVYYPIQRDGRKLLSYSTMAQVGTAYLTLTYALLGHQAGLQIALYQVVNHAFVKALAFMSVGAFAYSLGTTNFDELKGIRHSVPWGAIGWFLSFFGLAGVLPLGLFFSKIFVVMVTHHATGVASWLFPAIVLIDGAVFLIVTIVWFRDIFFGEPAPVSEVHTPKLTAAIMVALILIGTVTPWITINIVTNVGFMG; translated from the coding sequence GTGGACGAAAGCATTATCTTCTTGTCATCGGCCCTCCTGCCTTTTCTCCTTCTGTTAATCTATAAAATGGAAGGCAAGGGTGCGGATTCAGTTGCCGGGACCATCATGGGGATAGCTCTACTCATCAATAGCTATGGAACATACCTATTCTTCAGGAATGGAGCAGAGAAGGTTTACCACTACACCTATGCAAGTGGGGGAACCCTTGGAGAGATCTTCGGGTTCAACGTGGACGTTGCCTCCGTTCTCATGGGCTTCACATCGCTGCTGATAGCGTTCCTGGTCGTCCTCTATGCGGCAGATTACATAGGACCCAGAAACAGGGCGCATCCAGTTGAGACTGGAAAGGGCAAGTTCTACTCACTCTTTGGCCTCCTAACTGGAGCAACGATGATCTTCATATACTCAACCAATCTAGTTCAGTTTATAGTGGCCCTCGAGCTTATGGCCATAGCGCTTCTCTATATGGTGAACTTCTACGGAAACGCCAGTAGCAAAGCCCTCAAAGGCTTCCTAGTCCTTAACCTAGCGGTCTTCCTTATGGTGATCGCCACCGCAGTTCTCGGAAACGGCCAAGAACTGGCCAAGATGGGGTCAGTGGCTCAGTCCACTAAGGATACCACGTTCGTTCTGCTTATCTTTGCGGCCCTCGCCATGAGCTCTCAGCTGTTCTTCTACTCCTGGCTCCCGGACTCAACGACGGGACCAGTTCCAACCTCAGCCTACGTCCATTCAGCCTCAATAGTCCCTTTGGGTAGCTACATGCTCTTCAGGGTCATACAGTACATGAACCCCGGCAAGAACGAGTTCTGGCTCCTTGGACTGCTCACGGTGGCACTGATAATCTTAATGATGGTTTACTACCCAATACAGAGAGATGGTAGAAAGCTACTCTCCTACTCGACCATGGCACAGGTTGGAACCGCATACCTTACCCTCACGTACGCTCTACTTGGTCACCAGGCGGGCCTTCAGATAGCCCTCTACCAGGTCGTCAACCATGCCTTCGTCAAGGCCTTAGCATTCATGAGCGTCGGTGCCTTTGCATACTCGCTAGGGACCACAAACTTCGACGAGCTGAAGGGCATAAGACACAGTGTCCCATGGGGAGCTATAGGATGGTTCCTCAGCTTCTTCGGTCTCGCCGGTGTTTTGCCCTTGGGACTGTTTTTCAGCAAGATCTTCGTTGTCATGGTCACACACCACGCAACTGGCGTGGCATCTTGGCTCTTCCCAGCCATCGTGCTCATTGACGGCGCAGTGTTTCTCATAGTAACTATAGTCTGGTTCAGGGACATCTTCTTTGGAGAGCCAGCCCCCGTTAGTGAGGTTCACACTCCAAAGCTCACGGCCGCCATAATGGTGGCACTGATACTGATAGGCACAGTTACGCCTTGGATTACTATCAACATTGTGACAAACGTGGGGTTTATGGGGTGA
- a CDS encoding proton-conducting transporter membrane subunit, whose protein sequence is MLILEYAIWAFIIGGLLGFLVEYKASTKASSLMAAVGATLLLGQVYEVYTNGPVTGSVFGVPVHIDGLSAVFLFIVGIVSLGSAIFSISYMDHHKRRGKGWVYAIAYNTFIASMALVVTVSNLEYFVTSWELMTLSSFILIFWKEDKKDLDASFKYYLTMHFADTIPLFMLLGIASVLTGSIHNLSYSAIHTALMSAPTPTRLLFYALTLSVFISKSGIVPLHFWLPDAHPAAPSNASALLSGIMIKTAVYGLLRFDWQIVGHNANLGYLVVLLGAATLTIGTLYALRETNSKRLLAYHSVGQMGYIWLGIGIGMALIPRGGTLAAIGALGMFAGLFHAINHAVFKGSLFLEAGAVEYATGTINLNELGGLGIKMRVTALATLFSSLAIAGVPPFNGFISKWLIYVAGYQSRNLFLAFGAVLAVVISAVTLASFIKFYGAQFGGEKKKYKDVKEVKEVPGSMQLGEWILAGLTLFIGIFPGLFVNFLNGAVGTVNNGLVADIPHNLYKIGFGSVLFSPVLFVVLLGILVFGFYLTFKPSYGKEARPWDCGTTDFDPDEYHVNAEGFYVKFEEKVESFYRFMDWFYMIGSGIVHYTVRGYMWMASYFVKIVDTPYTGIKSVSDLRKNEVLYGDEEAFKPLVRFLRIACDVLPGVRLGTFVILALVIVGAVIGILMVL, encoded by the coding sequence ATGTTGATCCTCGAATACGCTATCTGGGCCTTCATCATTGGTGGTCTCCTCGGATTCCTTGTGGAATACAAGGCTTCCACAAAGGCCTCAAGCCTAATGGCGGCGGTGGGTGCAACCCTCCTGCTTGGACAGGTCTATGAAGTTTACACTAATGGTCCAGTAACTGGTAGTGTCTTCGGAGTGCCCGTTCACATAGACGGCTTATCCGCGGTCTTCCTCTTTATAGTCGGAATAGTCAGTCTTGGCTCGGCGATATTCTCAATATCCTATATGGATCACCATAAGAGAAGGGGCAAGGGCTGGGTCTACGCGATAGCTTACAATACGTTCATAGCCTCAATGGCCCTTGTCGTGACGGTCAGCAACCTCGAGTATTTCGTTACAAGCTGGGAGCTTATGACCCTCAGCTCATTCATCCTGATATTCTGGAAGGAGGATAAGAAGGACCTGGACGCCAGCTTCAAATACTACCTGACGATGCACTTCGCCGACACGATACCTCTCTTCATGCTCCTTGGCATTGCCTCAGTCCTGACTGGTAGCATACACAACCTAAGCTACTCTGCCATACATACAGCCCTCATGAGTGCACCAACTCCCACCAGGCTCCTGTTCTACGCACTGACCCTCAGCGTGTTCATATCTAAGTCGGGCATCGTTCCCCTGCACTTCTGGCTTCCAGATGCCCACCCAGCGGCACCTAGCAACGCCTCGGCCCTACTCAGTGGCATAATGATAAAGACTGCGGTCTACGGACTCCTCAGGTTTGACTGGCAGATCGTGGGACACAATGCAAACCTCGGTTACCTCGTGGTTCTCCTCGGTGCGGCAACGCTTACAATAGGAACGCTCTATGCCCTCAGGGAGACCAACTCCAAGAGGCTACTTGCCTACCACAGCGTTGGCCAGATGGGTTACATCTGGCTTGGGATAGGTATAGGCATGGCTCTGATTCCAAGAGGTGGTACACTGGCAGCTATCGGTGCCCTTGGAATGTTCGCTGGCCTCTTCCACGCCATTAATCACGCCGTCTTCAAAGGTTCACTCTTCCTCGAGGCAGGTGCTGTTGAGTATGCCACGGGCACAATAAACCTCAACGAGCTGGGTGGTCTGGGGATTAAGATGCGCGTTACAGCCCTAGCAACACTGTTTTCATCGCTAGCAATAGCCGGTGTTCCCCCGTTCAACGGATTCATAAGCAAGTGGCTCATCTACGTAGCCGGTTATCAGTCAAGGAACCTCTTCCTAGCCTTTGGAGCGGTCCTAGCGGTGGTTATAAGTGCCGTTACCCTCGCCTCGTTCATAAAGTTCTACGGGGCCCAGTTCGGCGGTGAAAAGAAGAAGTACAAGGACGTCAAAGAGGTCAAAGAGGTTCCAGGAAGTATGCAACTTGGTGAGTGGATACTGGCCGGATTGACGCTCTTTATAGGCATCTTCCCGGGATTATTCGTCAACTTCCTCAACGGGGCAGTTGGAACCGTCAACAATGGTCTAGTAGCTGACATTCCCCACAACCTCTACAAGATAGGCTTTGGATCGGTGCTCTTCAGCCCGGTGCTCTTTGTGGTACTCCTCGGCATCCTAGTGTTCGGCTTCTACTTGACATTTAAACCAAGTTACGGCAAGGAAGCACGGCCATGGGACTGCGGTACAACGGACTTCGATCCTGATGAGTACCATGTAAACGCAGAGGGTTTCTACGTCAAATTCGAGGAGAAAGTTGAGTCGTTCTACAGGTTCATGGACTGGTTCTACATGATAGGCAGTGGTATAGTCCACTACACGGTGAGAGGCTACATGTGGATGGCTAGCTACTTCGTTAAGATAGTCGACACACCTTACACCGGGATCAAAAGTGTCTCAGATCTACGGAAGAACGAAGTGCTCTATGGAGACGAAGAAGCCTTCAAACCGCTAGTCAGATTCCTCAGAATAGCCTGCGACGTACTACCCGGGGTTAGGCTTGGAACCTTCGTTATCCTGGCCCTAGTAATTGTGGGGGCAGTGATAGGTATACTAATGGTACTGTGA